One Pseudochaenichthys georgianus chromosome 4, fPseGeo1.2, whole genome shotgun sequence DNA window includes the following coding sequences:
- the LOC117445193 gene encoding merozoite surface protein 2-like, with amino-acid sequence MMETKVWIALCALLLFNLGSAENDEGPAPTSSSSQSVLPVELSPEAHSELPDSLDPIHHITNSSSKSNGSLIVNATTEEETMINDTNITSSLEAAVLEGNGNQTNLTTSQPPIPPSASHAPTSHTPTTSTSTGPTHTTHSTSVVTPTSTPPTTSHSAPAVADSVTASDQTTHSTSVPTPEPPKPEASITTIIIYSSSMPTTSSSQETPNSESTSRQNTLQPDEHPETPTKPQLETTSNPPSSPTAKAEPLADLPSQLIVGGDTTVVRDSPTLDPLLAGLVSAFIITAVIITLLLFLKLRRRDNRPEFRRLQDLPMDDMMEDTPLSMYSY; translated from the exons ATGAAGGCCCTGCTCctacctcctcttcatcacaaAGTGTTCTTCCTGTAGAGCTGTCTCCTGAGGCACACTCTGAGCTTCCTGACAGCCTGGACCCAATCCATCATATCACAAATTCAAGTTCAAAAAGCAACGGTAGTTTGATTGTCAACGCAACTACAGAAGAGGAAACAATGATCAACG ATACCAACATCACCTCTTCTTTAGAGGCTGCCGTTCTTGAAGGCAATGGTAACCAAACAAATCTGACGACATCTCAGCCTCCAATCCCTCCATCTGCGAGCCACGCCCCCACGTCTCACACCCCAACTACCTCCACCTCCACcggccccacacacacaactcacTCCACCAGTGTCGTCACACCGACCTCCACGCCACCCACAACAAGTCATAGCGCACCTGCAGTCGCTGACTCCGTTACAGCATCAGACCAAACCACTCACAGCACTTCTGTCCCAACACCTGAACCACCAAAGCCTGAAGCTTCCATAACTACGATCATCATCTACTCCAGTTCAATGCCCACCACCAGCTCCTCTCAAGAGACCCCCAATTCTGAGTCAACGTCTCGGCAAAACACTCTACAGCCCGACGAACACCCCGAGACCCCCACCAAACCTCAACTTGAGACAACAAGCAACCCACCGAGCAGCCCCACCGCCAAGGCCGAACCCCTAGCCGATTTGCCGTCGCAGCTCATCGTTGGGGGTGATA CAACAGTTGTCCGTGACTCTCCCACATTAGACCCCCTCCTGGCTGGCCTGGTTTCAGCCTTCATCATCACTGCAGTCATCATCACACTGCTCCTCTTCCTCAAACTGCGCCGGAGAGACAACAGACCAGAGTTTCGCAGGCTGCAGGACTTACCTATG GATGATATGATGGAGGACACACCCTTGTCCATGTACAGCTACTGA